AAAGTAGTAGGAAATTAAGGGTAAAGGGATATGGGTTTGTTAATTAACAAATCCAAGTCACCCTCCTTGCTATTCCTTGTCTCCAACAACCACCACTGTCCAGCAATTAACAAACAAAGGGAAATTCCAAGTGAGCAGTTGATTAAATGTAACAAATCAAAATCATCTTGGACACCCTTGTTGTTAtccctttatttattttttctcaattgtatctccttgaccaattatatttttcttttcatgtgtTCTTGTTTTTGTCCTAAATCTTCCACATTAATCAATCATCTTTTTTTTTCGGTTTTGGGATTACAGATCAGTATTGGAGTCGTCGAGTGGGTAACAGGTATCTTCACCGCCAGTATTCCATAGAAAATGAGCATAATTAGCTGCATAAAAATTGTTGCTTGGTTCTGCAGCTATGGCTTGATTAAAGGTCTCTTCTGCAGCCCAAAGGTCCTTCCTTACTTGCCAGAGAAAATTTGCATACTTATTCAATGCCTCAGCATCCTTTGGCTCCACCTCTGCTGCTTTCTTGAAGTACTCTTCTGCTCTGTTTtgtaacaaaataacaaaaatcagtACAGAGCATACCAATAATTGAAGAGCATGTAGTGCTTCTAAATCTCTATAACTTATGTTCTTTCATGTTGTTCAGATACTCCAAAAATGTCGTCACACCCATGTCGAATTCTCCCAATGCACACTCTTTTGAGGATAAGACACGGATGCAACGATATTTTTGAAGGATCCGTGCAGCATAATTTTAAGACAAAAGAGTCTACATACAGTATGATAATTGAATGGGAACCCCTACACCTTCGGACCACTCAGAATGGTATAATTTGGGAAAGGAAATTAAAATACTACCACACACTCCTCTATCAAGATACAATCCCACCCAAAGTACAGAAAATGACAATTGCTTTGTGAAGGTGATTTTTCAAGCACACCAAAACAATTTTTCTAATAAACAATAATGTTGACCTTAAGATATCAGCTAATTGAGCAAAAAGTCAGGACTGAATCTTCCCAATTGGGTGTAGTTCTCACCTTAGCACAATCAAAGGATAAATATCTAATATAGAAATTAGAGAGACAAAAAATTTTGGTACCTGTCATAATCTTGAGCGACCAAGAAAAGAAATTGAGCATAATTGGTTAGCAAAAGAGTATTCTGCGGTTCTTGGTTTAGCGCCATCTGATACAGCAGCTCTGTTTTGAAATAATCTGCATAATCATCGACTTCAATATTTGCGTGTATTGGAGACACAAATCTCTGCATGGTTTCATGATCCAAGGACTCATCTCTCATTGAAGCCTGCATCTTAGAAGCCTCATCTACAATTGAATTCCAAATCTGCAACTCTTCTTCCCTTGTTTCTTGCCCAGATACACACTCTTCTTCACTGACCCTACCACTCCCAATTGAAGAAATCCCATTCGAAAACATCCTTCCGTCAAACCTCCCATCACCATCATTTCCACTAGCAATTGGCTTGTAGCTCCCACCACCTCCATTGCCTCCACCAATCGAAGTAACTTTTCCACTTGATGACGACACTGAAAATGTCTTAATTGCAGAAGAATCAAATCTTTGGTTGAAATGACTCTCTTCTAAAGTAGAAACAGTCTCTGTGAGTGGTGAGGGTGTGGCAGCAATAGCAGCACTGCTAGCCATAGAATGAACACTATAATTAGCCAAAAGTATCATCACGTATACCATTAAAGTTGGTGTATGTGAGAAAACTTGCTGGAATAACCACACAAAAGATGCATGCATCTCCTTTTGTACTCTCGCCAAGATCCCCTGTAGATCTTCATAAAACAACATTTCCCTCATCTGCAAAGTATAGCTTTGCAGCTCTCGAATTATGAACACCATATTCGAAAATGCTTTTTTCACAGAACAATATGCTGACTCTCCTGCTTCTCTAAATCCACCTTTCcattgtttttttctctttataatCCTAAGGGAGAAAGGGAGATCCACACAATTCGCCTTCCATTCAATATTTGCAGGAATTATCTCGTCTCTTTCAGGCCAATCCGATTGTTCTAGAGGATCAAACGGCTTCTGGTTCTCCAAAAACTTGATATCATGACTATGACTGATAATACTTTCATACCTTGTTTCCATAGAGTCGGCAATAACTTCACGCTGAGAACTTATAATACTGGGATTTTCATTTTCAACGTCTGAGACCTGGAATTTCCGGGCCAATTCTTGTATCTCCTTCGAAAACTCTTCATCTGA
This Solanum dulcamara chromosome 8, daSolDulc1.2, whole genome shotgun sequence DNA region includes the following protein-coding sequences:
- the LOC129899021 gene encoding uncharacterized protein LOC129899021, which encodes MGVKVATTCLQWAQPFVPHSPSSSSQTFASAISSSKHRRISSKGSHICRFVRRLDQSALLGTQLLNIYRSQSCEQLKPRTRTIRRASSTSASLDSFSDEEFSKEIQELARKFQVSDVENENPSIISSQREVIADSMETRYESIISHSHDIKFLENQKPFDPLEQSDWPERDEIIPANIEWKANCVDLPFSLRIIKRKKQWKGGFREAGESAYCSVKKAFSNMVFIIRELQSYTLQMREMLFYEDLQGILARVQKEMHASFVWLFQQVFSHTPTLMVYVMILLANYSVHSMASSAAIAATPSPLTETVSTLEESHFNQRFDSSAIKTFSVSSSSGKVTSIGGGNGGGGSYKPIASGNDGDGRFDGRMFSNGISSIGSGRVSEEECVSGQETREEELQIWNSIVDEASKMQASMRDESLDHETMQRFVSPIHANIEVDDYADYFKTELLYQMALNQEPQNTLLLTNYAQFLFLVAQDYDRAEEYFKKAAEVEPKDAEALNKYANFLWQVRKDLWAAEETFNQAIAAEPSNNFYAANYAHFLWNTGGEDTCYPLDDSNTDL